The Candidatus Methanomethylophilaceae archaeon genome includes a window with the following:
- the tpiA gene encoding triose-phosphate isomerase, with amino-acid sequence MIVNFKVYSQVEGQGALRLAKICGKVAEETGASIAVCPPTAELSYVASQVSLPVLSQNVDPRKPGSGTGYTTPSAVKAAGAFGSLINHSENRKPADQVEASVSMCRELGLTTCVCAESIAKAAELAAFSPDMIAVEPPELIGGDTSVTSADPGIVKDTVSAVEAVDANIPVLCGAGVKTGEDVRAALELGAKGVLLASGVVKASDPEAVLRDLVRYI; translated from the coding sequence GTGATCGTCAATTTCAAAGTCTACAGCCAGGTGGAGGGACAGGGAGCCCTCCGCCTCGCCAAGATTTGCGGGAAGGTCGCCGAGGAGACCGGAGCATCCATCGCGGTATGCCCGCCCACCGCTGAGCTGTCTTACGTCGCATCTCAGGTTTCATTGCCTGTGCTCTCTCAGAACGTCGATCCGAGGAAACCCGGTTCCGGAACCGGATACACGACTCCGTCGGCCGTCAAAGCGGCAGGCGCTTTCGGCTCCCTCATAAACCATTCGGAGAACAGGAAGCCTGCGGATCAGGTCGAAGCCAGCGTTTCTATGTGCAGGGAGCTTGGCCTGACAACCTGCGTCTGCGCCGAGAGCATCGCAAAAGCCGCAGAGCTGGCCGCCTTCTCGCCGGATATGATCGCCGTCGAGCCGCCGGAGCTTATCGGAGGGGACACATCCGTAACGTCCGCCGATCCCGGGATCGTCAAAGACACGGTCTCCGCGGTGGAAGCCGTCGACGCGAACATCCCTGTGCTTTGCGGGGCCGGCGTCAAGACAGGCGAAGACGTCCGCGCCGCCTTGGAATTGGGGGCCAAAGGGGTTCTTCTGGCTTCCGGCGTGGTTAAAGCATCAGATCCGGAAGCGGTTCTCCGCGACCTCGTGAGATACATCTGA
- a CDS encoding fructose 1,6-bisphosphatase, whose product MSAEKVTVSVIKADVGSVVGHSRPHPSMLEASKEILADAQKQGTIEDFYVTRVGDDINLYMTHYKGKGNKDVHGAAWECFQKAAKIAKSMKLYAAGQDILTDAFSGNVKGAGPGSAEMSFEERGSEPLLFFMADKTEPSAYSLPLSKIFLDPFTTTGLVIDARAKKGFCVEIQDVIDNKKVVMKSPEETLSILSLLGDTSRYAIKRICSRSGIGPACVVSTDKLNLTAGKYIGKDDPVCICRAQSGLPSVGEYLQPFMNPMLVAGWMRGSHYGAFYPCSPEDSDPVYFDGPPRICCLGFQLNGGKLQGLEPLGAKNGDHIPVDFFKSDTWDVARANAVKASRFIRSQGPFMPSILGPEEMEYTSRPEVIKELTSRFEDLD is encoded by the coding sequence ATGTCAGCAGAAAAAGTCACAGTCTCAGTGATCAAAGCGGATGTTGGCTCCGTCGTAGGTCACTCCAGGCCCCACCCTTCTATGCTGGAGGCCAGTAAGGAAATTCTCGCCGACGCTCAGAAACAGGGAACCATCGAGGACTTCTATGTCACCCGCGTCGGAGACGATATCAATCTTTATATGACCCACTACAAGGGGAAAGGCAACAAAGACGTCCATGGGGCTGCCTGGGAATGCTTCCAGAAGGCCGCTAAAATAGCGAAATCCATGAAGCTTTACGCGGCCGGGCAGGACATCCTCACCGATGCCTTCTCCGGGAACGTCAAAGGGGCTGGACCAGGTTCCGCAGAGATGTCGTTCGAAGAGAGGGGTTCCGAGCCCCTTCTGTTCTTCATGGCCGACAAGACCGAGCCTTCCGCATATTCCTTGCCTCTGAGCAAGATTTTCCTCGATCCTTTCACCACCACCGGGCTGGTAATCGATGCCAGGGCCAAGAAAGGATTCTGCGTCGAAATCCAGGACGTCATCGACAACAAGAAAGTCGTCATGAAATCCCCCGAAGAGACTCTGAGCATCCTCTCGCTTCTCGGAGACACTTCCAGATACGCTATCAAGAGGATCTGCTCCAGGTCCGGCATCGGTCCGGCATGCGTCGTATCCACCGACAAACTCAACCTTACCGCCGGGAAATACATCGGAAAGGACGATCCTGTCTGCATCTGCCGCGCCCAGAGCGGGCTTCCCTCCGTCGGAGAGTATCTGCAGCCCTTCATGAATCCCATGCTCGTCGCGGGATGGATGAGAGGCTCGCACTACGGAGCGTTCTACCCCTGCTCTCCTGAGGACTCCGATCCCGTCTATTTCGACGGACCCCCAAGAATCTGCTGCCTCGGATTCCAGCTGAACGGAGGCAAGCTCCAGGGTCTCGAGCCTTTGGGAGCTAAGAACGGGGACCACATACCCGTGGACTTCTTCAAGAGCGACACCTGGGATGTGGCCCGCGCCAATGCGGTCAAAGCCAGCAGGTTCATCAGGAGCCAGGGCCCATTCATGCCTTCCATCCTCGGTCCCGAGGAGATGGAATACACGTCCAGGCCTGAAGTCATCAAAGAGCTCACCTCGAGGTTCGAAGACCTTGACTGA
- a CDS encoding MATE family efflux transporter: MDAEGKVVALLGNPRKAIVRLAIPLFFALLVSQANVLVDRAWCSGLGVDTLAAVAVVAPLYNVFVGLGSGLGVGASAVVSRMIGAKKKEDASVCAAQSLVFALSFGAVMTPAMLIVQSPLLIAVGAGDVMSLSSQYMLPFSVSILLLIVNGTVSGILSGQGAATQSTAMMLALAFSNMVLDPILIYSMDMGVAGASAATVISTVISLVIGLYFLLSRKSYLRYSRESFRYDGSHMGEVISAGIPQMLEYCVLYGMDAVLNYLVIACAGSDGLAIFSTPDRVIEAIVVPAMAVGSALVPVASSAYGQKDSGRMSEAFVYALKVGILSVVALIVLLEIFPGQAMSLFTYSDLISDYRPAMVEALTILCLYAPFYSFNPICSGYLQALGHPEMSVVCAVLRNAVLISFFWIAGHYSLQAIFWALLFGHIVGATIILAATRRVRKKVFSEMADSARRM; encoded by the coding sequence ATGGATGCGGAAGGGAAGGTGGTCGCTCTCCTGGGCAACCCGAGGAAGGCAATCGTGCGCCTCGCGATCCCGCTTTTCTTCGCTCTTCTGGTGTCGCAGGCCAATGTTCTGGTCGACAGGGCATGGTGCTCTGGCTTGGGCGTGGACACGCTGGCGGCGGTGGCTGTCGTGGCTCCGCTTTACAATGTGTTCGTCGGTCTGGGAAGCGGCTTGGGAGTCGGCGCTTCGGCTGTGGTTTCCAGGATGATAGGCGCCAAGAAAAAAGAGGACGCGTCCGTGTGCGCCGCCCAGTCTCTGGTTTTTGCCTTGTCGTTCGGAGCCGTCATGACTCCGGCGATGCTGATCGTCCAGAGTCCGCTTCTGATCGCAGTCGGAGCCGGGGATGTGATGTCGTTATCGTCGCAATACATGCTTCCGTTCTCCGTTTCGATATTGCTTTTGATCGTCAACGGGACCGTCTCCGGGATTCTCAGCGGGCAGGGCGCCGCCACCCAATCCACGGCGATGATGCTGGCTCTGGCGTTTTCCAACATGGTCCTGGATCCGATCCTGATATATTCCATGGATATGGGCGTAGCCGGGGCCTCTGCGGCCACTGTGATCTCCACGGTAATCTCTCTCGTGATAGGGCTGTACTTCCTTCTTTCCAGGAAGTCTTATCTGAGATATTCCCGGGAGAGCTTCCGCTATGACGGCTCCCATATGGGTGAGGTCATCTCAGCGGGAATCCCCCAGATGCTCGAGTATTGCGTCCTGTACGGTATGGATGCCGTCCTCAACTATCTGGTCATAGCGTGCGCCGGATCCGATGGGCTGGCGATATTTTCGACCCCGGATCGTGTCATAGAAGCCATAGTAGTGCCGGCGATGGCCGTCGGATCCGCGCTGGTTCCTGTAGCTTCGTCGGCATATGGGCAGAAGGATTCCGGGCGCATGTCCGAAGCGTTCGTTTATGCGTTGAAGGTCGGGATCCTGTCGGTCGTCGCTCTGATAGTGTTGCTGGAGATTTTCCCGGGCCAGGCCATGTCCCTGTTCACATATTCCGATCTGATATCGGATTACCGCCCGGCGATGGTCGAGGCGCTGACGATACTGTGCCTTTACGCGCCGTTCTATTCTTTCAATCCTATATGCTCAGGCTATCTGCAAGCGCTCGGCCATCCGGAGATGTCTGTCGTATGCGCGGTGCTTAGGAATGCCGTACTCATTTCGTTCTTCTGGATAGCGGGGCACTATTCTCTGCAGGCAATATTCTGGGCTCTGCTCTTCGGCCACATAGTCGGCGCCACCATCATTCTGGCCGCAACCAGACGCGTCAGAAAGAAGGTTTTCTCGGAGATGGCAGACTCCGCGCGACGTATGTAA